In Clostridium sp., one DNA window encodes the following:
- a CDS encoding bifunctional folylpolyglutamate synthase/dihydrofolate synthase, which translates to MNYMEALNYIESTARFGSNLGLERVEKLLELLGNPQERIKCIHVAGTNGKGSITAMISKILSTSGYRVGMYTSPHLEVFEERIQINGNNISRDDLALSVTEVSKAVDKVLELGYDNPTEFEIETCVMFHYFDRKKVDFAVVEVGLGGRLDATNAIPPFDVGTGGGTILSVIASISYDHMKILGDTLDKIAYEKAGIIKKGIPVILYPQKKIAEKVIENICFEKKCRLVKVPCNSVKLVQKGKIDKNSRNYCQDLNALMADGKVYSIKLSLLGTHQILNCVVAIFAAEELMRMGVNITMEKLVLALSEVNWIGRLEVMNNKPLVVMDGAHNIDGIEILKKSIQTYFKYENMVLILGILADKQVDDMVREIVPMAKNVLCVTPDSDRAESAEELKKVVFKYNKNCEAFEDYYSAYVKAMSCAGEDDIVVIAGSLYMIGGMRKQINTNKKI; encoded by the coding sequence ATGAATTATATGGAAGCGCTGAATTATATAGAGAGTACGGCCAGATTCGGAAGCAATCTCGGGTTGGAAAGGGTTGAAAAATTACTTGAATTGCTTGGAAATCCACAGGAGAGGATAAAGTGCATACATGTAGCAGGTACAAATGGCAAGGGCTCAATAACAGCAATGATCAGTAAAATATTGAGTACATCCGGTTATAGAGTTGGAATGTATACATCTCCACATCTGGAAGTTTTTGAAGAGAGAATACAGATAAACGGAAACAACATATCCAGGGATGATCTTGCACTGTCAGTTACAGAAGTATCAAAAGCTGTTGACAAGGTATTGGAACTTGGATATGACAATCCCACGGAATTTGAGATAGAGACCTGTGTCATGTTCCACTATTTTGACAGGAAAAAGGTTGATTTTGCCGTAGTGGAAGTCGGACTTGGCGGAAGACTGGATGCAACCAATGCAATACCTCCCTTTGATGTGGGAACCGGTGGAGGCACGATTTTGAGCGTAATTGCATCCATAAGTTATGACCACATGAAGATTCTTGGAGATACTCTTGACAAGATAGCTTATGAAAAAGCGGGAATAATAAAAAAAGGTATTCCCGTAATTCTGTATCCCCAGAAAAAAATTGCAGAAAAAGTGATAGAGAACATATGCTTTGAAAAAAAATGTAGGCTTGTGAAAGTACCATGCAATTCTGTCAAACTGGTACAGAAGGGGAAAATAGACAAAAACAGCAGAAACTATTGTCAGGATCTGAATGCTCTTATGGCCGACGGGAAAGTGTACAGTATAAAATTATCACTGCTGGGTACTCATCAGATACTGAATTGTGTTGTCGCTATATTTGCTGCAGAAGAACTTATGAGAATGGGTGTAAATATTACAATGGAAAAATTGGTTCTGGCACTGTCTGAAGTAAACTGGATAGGCAGACTTGAAGTGATGAACAACAAGCCTCTTGTGGTTATGGATGGCGCACACAATATAGACGGTATAGAAATTCTTAAAAAGAGTATACAAACTTATTTTAAATATGAGAACATGGTCCTGATACTTGGAATATTGGCGGACAAACAGGTTGACGATATGGTGAGGGAAATAGTGCCTATGGCTAAAAATGTATTATGTGTCACTCCTGATAGTGACAGGGCGGAAAGTGCGGAAGAACTTAAAAAGGTTGTATTTAAATATAATAAAAATTGTGAAGCATTTGAAGATTATTATTCTGCCTATGTGAAAGCCATGTCCTGTGCAGGTGAAGATGACATAGTTGTCATAGCCGGTTCTCTTTATATGATAGGAGGCATGAGAAAACAGATTAATACCAATAAAAAAATATAG
- a CDS encoding amino acid permease, which translates to MNLFRKKSLEQLQYSIQKTDLSKNLKAADIAALGIGAVVGVGIFVATGEGAHMAGPGIILSFILAGIVACLCGLCYCELSTMFPVAGSTYSYAYIAFGEFIAVIVGWCLTAEYIVAASAVASGWSGTFRGILQSTGIVLPQVISASPASGGIIDLPAVVIIMLLTVLLYTGMKESSKVNNVIVVIKMSVILLFVFLGASHIKISNYHPFIPNGWHGVFTGASIVFFSFLGFDAISTSAEEAADPKKDVSKGIIMCLIVVCILYVSVATVLTGVVPYREIVSDNAVPEALFRLGIRWGSALVGVGAILGMISTMIAVLYGQVRVFMAMSRDGLLPKIFCKIHSRHKTPYVATVVAGIIASIIAGFLPLRIIVEFVSIGTLLSFIVVSAGVIHLRKTMPDFERKFKCPGVPFTPIITIICCIVFLVSMRGITWMGFAVWLSVGLIIYFIYGRKHSVLQKEDK; encoded by the coding sequence ATGAATCTTTTTAGGAAAAAATCACTGGAACAATTGCAGTATAGTATTCAAAAAACAGATCTGAGTAAAAATTTGAAAGCGGCGGATATAGCAGCACTCGGCATTGGAGCAGTTGTAGGTGTGGGAATATTTGTTGCAACTGGAGAAGGAGCCCATATGGCAGGACCGGGAATAATATTGTCATTTATTCTTGCTGGAATAGTAGCTTGCTTGTGCGGTCTGTGTTATTGTGAACTCTCTACGATGTTTCCGGTGGCAGGAAGTACATATTCATATGCATATATAGCTTTTGGTGAATTTATAGCTGTAATCGTGGGATGGTGTTTGACAGCGGAATATATTGTAGCGGCAAGTGCAGTAGCATCTGGATGGTCAGGAACTTTTAGGGGAATATTACAATCTACAGGTATAGTACTTCCACAGGTTATCTCTGCATCTCCAGCAAGTGGTGGAATCATAGATCTGCCTGCTGTTGTAATAATAATGCTTTTGACGGTACTGCTCTATACCGGAATGAAGGAGAGCTCAAAGGTAAATAATGTAATTGTTGTGATAAAGATGTCTGTAATTTTACTTTTTGTATTTTTAGGTGCATCACATATAAAAATTTCTAATTATCATCCTTTTATTCCCAATGGGTGGCACGGAGTTTTTACTGGAGCCAGTATTGTATTCTTTTCATTTCTAGGGTTTGATGCCATTTCCACTTCGGCTGAAGAAGCGGCTGACCCCAAAAAAGATGTATCAAAGGGTATAATAATGTGTCTTATAGTGGTATGTATTCTTTATGTGTCGGTGGCAACCGTACTTACAGGAGTTGTTCCATACAGGGAAATTGTTTCTGACAATGCAGTACCTGAAGCTCTATTCAGACTGGGTATAAGGTGGGGATCTGCTCTTGTAGGCGTAGGTGCCATTTTGGGAATGATTTCAACTATGATAGCGGTTTTATATGGTCAAGTAAGAGTATTTATGGCCATGTCACGGGATGGATTGCTGCCCAAAATATTTTGCAAAATACACAGCAGACACAAGACTCCATATGTGGCTACTGTAGTTGCAGGAATAATAGCTTCTATAATAGCAGGCTTCCTGCCCCTTAGAATAATAGTTGAATTTGTAAGTATCGGAACTTTGTTGAGCTTTATAGTTGTATCTGCAGGAGTAATTCATCTTAGAAAAACTATGCCTGATTTTGAAAGAAAATTTAAGTGCCCAGGAGTCCCGTTTACACCTATAATAACCATAATATGCTGTATAGTATTTTTGGTATCAATGAGGGGTATAACATGGATGGGATTTGCAGTATGGTTGTCTGTAGGACTCATTATATATTTTATCTACGGAAGAAAACACAGTGTACTGCAAAAAGAAGATAAATAG